The genomic window GACCAAAACCCTCTCCGCCGCCGCCGATCTCTACCGCCAGCTCGTCCGGGCCGGCCTGGGGCGGGACGGGACGCTCCTCGCCGTAGGCGGCGGCGTGATCCTGGACCTGGCCGGCTTCGTCGCCGCCACGTATATGCGGGGGATCCCTTTCGTCAGCGCGCCCACCACCCTCCTGGCGATGGTGGACGCGGCCATCGGGGGCAAGGTAGGGGTGGATCTCCCGGAGGGGAAGAACCTGGTGGGGGCCTTCTACCCGCCCCGGCTGCTCCTGATCGACCCCACCGCGCTGGACACCCTCCCGACATCGGAGTGGCGCCACGGGATGGCGGAGGTGGTGAAAGCCGCCCTCATCGGGGATCCCGCGCTGTGGGAGCAGCTGCGCGCGGCGCCCGCGCGCTGGGCGCAACCGCCGGAGGGTCGGGAGCGGCTGGAGCTCCTGGAGCGGGCCATCGCCGTGAAGGCGCGGATCGTGGAGCGGGATCCGTGGGAGACGCAGGGGGAGCGCGAGCAGCTGAACCTGGGACATACTTTCGGGCACGCCTTCGAGCGCCTGAGCGGCTACCGCGTGCCCCACGGGGAGGCCGTGGCCGCCGGCATGCGAGCGGCCGCCGTCCTCTCGGCGCGGCTGGGCCTGCTGGAGACGCCGGATCTCCCGCATGAGCTGGAGAAGCTCCTCCAGGGGCTGGGATTGCCGACCCGCTGGCAGGCCTGGCTGTCCGGCTACGGGATCCAGGCGACACCCGAGGAAGTGATCGAGGCGATGGGGACAGACAAGAAGCGCCGAGCGGGGCGCTTGCGCTTCGTGCTCCTTCACCGGCCCGGCCTCGTGCGCACCTATGGGGATGTGCCGCCGGAAGCGGTGCGCCAGGCCCTGATGGAGACCGCGTGAGGTTCGGTTCCCAAGGAAGCGGAAGCGGTGAACTACGAAGCCTTCGCCGAGTTCTACGATCGGTTCTTCGGGGATTTCCTGGACGATCTCGCGTTCTATCAGGGCTACGCCGAGCGGGCCGGATCCCCGTTGCTGGAGGTGGGCTGCGGCACCGGCCGGCTCACCGTGCCCCTGGCCGCCGCCGGCTTCCACCTGACCGGTCTGGAGGCCGCGGGGGCGATGCTGGAGCGGGCCCGGGCGCGGGCGGAGGCCGCCGGCGTGGCCGACCGTATCCGCTGGGTCCAGGGCGACGCGATCCGGGGGATCCCGGATGGCCCTTATCCCATGGCCTTCATCCCCCTCAACACCTTTCTCCATTTCGACTCCCTGGAGGCCCAGCAGGCGGTCCTGCGCCATCTGCACCGCGCCCTGGAGCCGGGAGGGTTCCTGCTCCTGGACTGCCTGAACCCGGATGCGGCGTTCCTGGCCGAGCACGGCCAGGTGGTCCTGCGCGGGTGGCAGGAGGAAGGCTCCTCCCTCCTGCTCTGGTTCGAAGCGCGGCGGGTGGACGCAGCCGCCCAGCGCCTGGAGCTGGTGATCCTGGTGGAGATCCTGAACCCCGATGGGACATGGCGACGCTGGGCCTTCCCCAGCTCGATGCGTTTCGTGTGGCCCGGGGAGCTGCGGCTTCTGCTGGAAGGATGCGGCTTCACGGTGGAGGCGATGTTCGGGAACTACGACCTGAGCCCCTATCGCGAGGACAGCCCCCAGATGCTGGTGGTGGCCCGACGACGCTGAGCGGAGCCCGCTCGCAGGCGGCTCTTCAGTTTCCCATCATTGAGAGCCCGTGGGATCCGTGTTACACTTCCTCTGAAACTTCCGAAAGCCAGGCAGGTCGCCGCCGTTCGATGGAGGATGCGCTGAACCGCCACCATCCGCCCCCGTCGCCCACCCCGGCGATGCGGGCTTATCTGGCCGAGATCTACCGGCTCGGCGAGGGGGAGCCCGTGCGGGCCACCCAGCTGGCCCGCCGGCTGGACGTCACCCTCACCGCGGCCGTCCGCATGCTCAACCGCCTGGAGTCCCACGGCTGGATCCAGCGGACCCGCCACGGGATCCGGTTGACGGAGACGGGGGAACGGGAGGCGCTGCGAAGCATCCGACGGCATCGCATCCTGGAGGCCTTCCTGAACCGGGTGCTGGGGATCGGATGGGAGGAAGTGCACGCCCTGGCGGATCGCCTGGACCCGGCGGTGGACGAGGCGCTGTGCGAGCGGATGTATGAGGTAGCCGGCCGCCCGTCCCACTGCCCCCACGGGGATCCCATCCCCACGCCGGAGGGATGGATCCCGCCGCTGGGGGACGTTCCCCTAAGCGAGATCCCTATCGGCGCCCGGGGGCGCATCACGCGGGTCAAAACCGAAGATGCCGAACAGCTGCGCTATCTGGGCTCCCTCGGGCTGGTCCCCGGCGTCCCCTTCGAGCTGGTCGCCCGGGCGCCCTTCAACGGCCCCCTGCGGCTCCGGCTCCCGCAGCATGATGTGATCATCGGGCCTGAGCTGGCCCAGCACCTGCGGGTGATCCTGGAGCCGGAGCCCTCCGGGGCCTCCTCCTGAATTCCCCCTCGGAGGTGACCATGATCCCACCTCGCCGGCTCCTCATTGAGGATCGGGGGCTTCCCCTCCATCTCACCCTCTACGAGGCGGAGCCGGGGGCGCCGACCCTGATCTTCGTCCACGGGATGACCGCCCACGTCGGTTTCTACACGGAGATGATCCCGGGCCGCGATTACCTGCGCGCCCTCGCGGAGGCCGGCTTCCACATCATCGGCCTGGATCTCCAGGGCCACGGCCGGAGCGGAGGGCGACGCGGGGATTTCACCTACGCGGACGCCATCCGCAATATCCGTCGTGCGGTGGACTTCGCGCTCACGCATTATGGTGGGCCGGTGGGGATCACCGGCTCGAGCATGGGCGGCATCCTGGCCTTCTACGCCGCCCTGGAGGAGCCCCGCATCCGTGCCGCGGTGTGCCACAACGTGCTGGACCTGCGGGACATCCGCCCCGCCCTCTACCTGCGCCGCCATTTCGTCCTGGTGCCCCTGGCCCGGGCGGCGCGGCCGCTGCGGGGGATCCTGGGTGGGCTGCCGGTGCCGGTGCGCGCGTTCCTGGAGCCCTCCCACGTCTTCGAGCGGCCGGAGAACCTCCGGCGCTGGCAGGCGGACCCCCTCTGCGTGTGGGCTTACCGGCTGCGGACGTGGCTTTCGGTTTTCCTGGATCCTTCGGACAAGCCGCCCATCGAGGCCATGGCCACGCCGGTCCGCATCCTGGT from Thermoflexus hugenholtzii JAD2 includes these protein-coding regions:
- the aroB gene encoding 3-dehydroquinate synthase, which encodes MRTLHLRLPEADRSHPILIDSGLLDRCGELLVRAGLGGPVALISDAMVMAHQGERVRRALRQAGIPFVELVLPPGEETKTLSAAADLYRQLVRAGLGRDGTLLAVGGGVILDLAGFVAATYMRGIPFVSAPTTLLAMVDAAIGGKVGVDLPEGKNLVGAFYPPRLLLIDPTALDTLPTSEWRHGMAEVVKAALIGDPALWEQLRAAPARWAQPPEGRERLELLERAIAVKARIVERDPWETQGEREQLNLGHTFGHAFERLSGYRVPHGEAVAAGMRAAAVLSARLGLLETPDLPHELEKLLQGLGLPTRWQAWLSGYGIQATPEEVIEAMGTDKKRRAGRLRFVLLHRPGLVRTYGDVPPEAVRQALMETA
- a CDS encoding class I SAM-dependent methyltransferase — encoded protein: MNYEAFAEFYDRFFGDFLDDLAFYQGYAERAGSPLLEVGCGTGRLTVPLAAAGFHLTGLEAAGAMLERARARAEAAGVADRIRWVQGDAIRGIPDGPYPMAFIPLNTFLHFDSLEAQQAVLRHLHRALEPGGFLLLDCLNPDAAFLAEHGQVVLRGWQEEGSSLLLWFEARRVDAAAQRLELVILVEILNPDGTWRRWAFPSSMRFVWPGELRLLLEGCGFTVEAMFGNYDLSPYREDSPQMLVVARRR
- a CDS encoding metal-dependent transcriptional regulator, with the protein product MEDALNRHHPPPSPTPAMRAYLAEIYRLGEGEPVRATQLARRLDVTLTAAVRMLNRLESHGWIQRTRHGIRLTETGEREALRSIRRHRILEAFLNRVLGIGWEEVHALADRLDPAVDEALCERMYEVAGRPSHCPHGDPIPTPEGWIPPLGDVPLSEIPIGARGRITRVKTEDAEQLRYLGSLGLVPGVPFELVARAPFNGPLRLRLPQHDVIIGPELAQHLRVILEPEPSGASS
- a CDS encoding alpha/beta hydrolase, translated to MIPPRRLLIEDRGLPLHLTLYEAEPGAPTLIFVHGMTAHVGFYTEMIPGRDYLRALAEAGFHIIGLDLQGHGRSGGRRGDFTYADAIRNIRRAVDFALTHYGGPVGITGSSMGGILAFYAALEEPRIRAAVCHNVLDLRDIRPALYLRRHFVLVPLARAARPLRGILGGLPVPVRAFLEPSHVFERPENLRRWQADPLCVWAYRLRTWLSVFLDPSDKPPIEAMATPVRILVGERDRILSADLHRDFAARLRCRKDLVILPGAGHMLPLEYLEQTVPLVAEWFREHLR